In the Streptomyces sp. cg36 genome, one interval contains:
- a CDS encoding TIR domain-containing protein, translating into MHELFLNYRTHGGGKEAAYICDTQLSARFGTESIFRAQKSIDLGADANDALIDGVRRCRVLIALIGPGWMDCPDRKRPARRALQNPRDWVRREIEEAFTSGVLVVPVLMGRHMEQLDRRRLPKSLAGLADCQYERMVSTRTADTDLARIGDRLARQVPELAALDRRRTADRRPEPRTARPEVRTKGQRGGIGNVNGDVGTFVNESHGPMHTGSGDQINGSDTAGTGW; encoded by the coding sequence GTGCACGAGCTCTTCCTCAACTACCGCACCCACGGCGGCGGCAAGGAGGCCGCCTACATCTGCGACACCCAGCTGTCGGCCCGGTTCGGCACGGAGAGCATCTTCCGCGCCCAGAAGTCGATCGACCTGGGCGCCGACGCCAACGACGCCCTGATCGACGGCGTCCGCCGCTGCCGCGTGCTGATCGCGCTCATCGGCCCGGGGTGGATGGACTGCCCGGACCGCAAGCGGCCGGCCCGAAGGGCGCTGCAGAATCCGCGGGACTGGGTTCGGCGCGAGATCGAGGAGGCATTCACCTCGGGCGTGCTGGTCGTTCCGGTCCTGATGGGGCGGCACATGGAGCAGCTCGACCGGCGCCGCCTGCCGAAGTCCCTGGCGGGGCTCGCCGACTGCCAGTACGAGCGGATGGTCTCCACCCGTACCGCCGACACGGACCTCGCCCGGATCGGCGACCGGCTGGCCCGGCAGGTGCCGGAGCTGGCCGCGCTCGACCGGCGCCGGACAGCCGACCGACGGCCGGAGCCCCGAACGGCACGTCCGGAGGTGCGCACCAAGGGGCAGCGGGGCGGAATCGGCAACGTCAACGGTGATGTCGGCACCTTCGTCAACGAGTCGCACGGCCCGATGCACACCGGCTCCGGCGATCAGATCAACGGCTCCGACACGGCCGGGACCGGCTGGTGA
- the rpe gene encoding ribulose-phosphate 3-epimerase: MAQINPSILSADFARLADEAKAVEGADWLHVDVMDNHFVPNLTLGVPIVESLRRATGTPLDCHLMIEDPDRWAPQYVEAGAGSVTFHAEAAAAPVRLAREIRAKGARASMALKPATPIEPFEDLLPELDMLLIMTVEPGFGGQAFLDVMLPKIRRTRELISKHGLELWLQVDGGVSATTIERCAEAGADVFVAGSAVYGANDPADAVRTLRSMAERTTATAPWACGH; the protein is encoded by the coding sequence ATGGCTCAGATCAACCCCAGCATCCTCTCCGCCGACTTCGCGCGGCTCGCCGACGAGGCCAAGGCCGTCGAGGGCGCCGACTGGCTGCACGTGGACGTCATGGACAACCACTTCGTGCCCAATCTGACGCTCGGCGTGCCGATCGTGGAGTCCCTGCGCCGGGCGACCGGGACGCCGCTGGACTGCCATCTCATGATCGAGGACCCGGACCGCTGGGCCCCGCAGTACGTCGAGGCGGGCGCGGGATCGGTCACCTTCCACGCGGAGGCCGCCGCCGCGCCCGTGCGGCTCGCGCGGGAGATCCGGGCCAAGGGGGCGCGGGCGTCGATGGCGCTGAAGCCCGCCACCCCGATCGAGCCCTTCGAGGACCTGCTGCCCGAGCTGGACATGCTGCTGATCATGACGGTGGAGCCCGGATTCGGCGGCCAGGCGTTCCTGGACGTGATGCTCCCCAAGATCCGCCGCACCCGGGAGCTGATCTCCAAGCACGGCCTCGAACTGTGGCTCCAGGTCGACGGCGGAGTCTCGGCGACGACCATCGAGCGCTGCGCGGAGGCGGGCGCGGACGTGTTCGTGGCCGGTTCCGCCGTGTACGGGGCGAACGACCCGGCCGACGCGGTGCGTACCCTGCGCTCCATGGCGGAACGGACGACGGCCACCGCCCCATGGGCATGCGGCCACTGA
- a CDS encoding RsmB/NOP family class I SAM-dependent RNA methyltransferase, with amino-acid sequence MNDQPRTRPQNGGRPQGGAGKGGGKPYRRPKKDPVRILAFEALRAVDDRDAYANLVLPPLLRKAREGGGFDARDAALATELVYGTLRRQGTYDAVIAACIDRPLREVDPPVLDVLSLGAHQLLGTRIPSHAAVSASVELARVVLGDGRAKFVNAVLRKIAADDLDGWLEKVAPSYEEDAEEHLAVVHSHPRWVISALWDALGGGRAGIEDLLEADNERPEVTLVARPGRSTTDELMAALGEDGGLPGRWSPYAVRMAEGGEPGALEAVQDGRAGVQDEGSQLVAVALANAPIEGRDERWLDGCAGPGGKAALLAALAAGRGAALLASEKQPHRARLVERALAGNPGPYQVIAADGTRPPWGPGSFDRVLMDVPCSGLGALRRRPEARWRRRPEDLEGFAPLQRALLREALAAVRVGGVVGYATCSPHLAETRIVVDDVLKGRGGAPVEAEWIDARPLMPGVAGLGEGPDVQLWPHLHGTDAMYLALLRRTA; translated from the coding sequence GTGAACGACCAGCCACGTACCCGTCCCCAGAACGGCGGCCGTCCCCAGGGCGGCGCGGGCAAGGGCGGCGGCAAGCCCTACCGCCGCCCCAAGAAGGACCCGGTCCGCATCCTGGCCTTCGAGGCGCTGCGCGCCGTCGACGACCGGGACGCGTACGCCAACCTCGTCCTGCCCCCGCTGCTGCGCAAGGCCCGCGAGGGCGGCGGCTTCGACGCGCGCGACGCGGCGCTCGCCACCGAGCTCGTCTACGGCACGCTGCGCCGCCAGGGCACCTACGACGCGGTCATCGCGGCGTGCATCGACCGCCCGCTGCGCGAGGTGGACCCGCCGGTGCTCGACGTGCTGTCGCTCGGCGCCCACCAACTGCTCGGCACCCGCATCCCCAGCCACGCGGCGGTCTCCGCCAGCGTGGAGCTGGCCCGGGTGGTGCTCGGCGACGGGCGGGCCAAGTTCGTCAACGCCGTGCTGCGCAAGATCGCGGCGGACGACCTGGACGGCTGGCTGGAGAAGGTCGCGCCCTCGTACGAGGAGGACGCCGAGGAGCATCTCGCCGTGGTGCATTCGCATCCGCGATGGGTCATCTCGGCGCTCTGGGACGCGCTGGGCGGGGGCCGCGCCGGTATCGAGGACCTGCTGGAGGCCGACAACGAGCGGCCCGAGGTGACCCTGGTGGCCCGCCCCGGACGGTCCACCACCGATGAGCTGATGGCCGCGCTCGGCGAGGACGGCGGGCTGCCCGGCCGCTGGTCGCCGTACGCGGTGCGGATGGCCGAGGGCGGCGAGCCGGGCGCGCTGGAGGCCGTCCAGGACGGCCGGGCCGGAGTCCAGGACGAGGGCAGCCAGCTGGTCGCCGTCGCACTCGCGAACGCCCCGATCGAGGGCCGGGACGAGCGCTGGCTGGACGGCTGCGCCGGTCCCGGCGGCAAGGCGGCGCTGCTCGCCGCGCTGGCCGCCGGGCGCGGGGCGGCGCTGCTCGCCTCCGAGAAGCAGCCCCACCGCGCCCGCCTGGTCGAACGCGCCCTCGCCGGCAACCCCGGCCCGTACCAGGTGATCGCCGCCGACGGCACCCGGCCGCCGTGGGGGCCCGGCTCCTTCGACCGGGTCCTGATGGACGTGCCGTGCTCGGGCCTCGGCGCGCTGCGCCGCCGCCCCGAGGCCCGCTGGCGCCGCCGCCCCGAGGACCTGGAGGGCTTCGCGCCGCTCCAGCGGGCGCTGCTGCGCGAGGCTTTGGCGGCGGTCCGCGTGGGCGGTGTGGTGGGGTACGCGACCTGCTCGCCGCACCTCGCCGAGACCCGGATCGTGGTGGACGACGTGCTCAAGGGCCGCGGCGGCGCCCCCGTCGAGGCCGAGTGGATCGACGCGCGCCCGCTGATGCCGGGCGTGGCGGGCCTGGGCGAGGGCCCCGACGTACAGCTGTGGCCGCATCTGCACGGCACGGACGCCATGTACCTGGCGCTGCTGCGGCGCACGGCCTGA
- the fmt gene encoding methionyl-tRNA formyltransferase, with protein sequence MKLVFAGTPEVAVPALDALIASGRHEVAAVVTRPDAPAGRGRRLVASPVAQRAEEAGIEVLKPVKPRDEDFLARLREIAPDCCPVVAYGALLPQVALDIPTHGWVNLHFSLLPAWRGAAPVQHALMAGDEITGASTFQIERGLDSGPLYGTVTEVVRSTDTSGDLLTRLAFAGSGLLAATMDGIEDGTLKAVPQPADGITLAPKITVEDAQIDWSAPALRVDRVVRGCTPAPGAWTVFRGERLKLVQAAPVPDRTDLAPGELSAGKNNVYVGTGSHAVELLWVQPQGKKPMKGADWARGVRIAPGEHVA encoded by the coding sequence GTGAAGCTCGTCTTCGCAGGCACCCCCGAGGTCGCCGTTCCCGCCCTGGACGCCCTGATCGCCTCCGGCCGGCACGAGGTCGCCGCCGTGGTGACCCGGCCCGACGCGCCCGCCGGGCGCGGCCGTCGGCTGGTGGCCAGCCCCGTCGCCCAGCGCGCCGAGGAGGCCGGCATCGAGGTGCTGAAGCCGGTGAAGCCGCGCGACGAGGACTTCCTGGCCCGGCTGCGCGAGATCGCCCCCGACTGCTGCCCGGTCGTCGCCTACGGGGCGCTGCTGCCGCAGGTGGCACTCGACATCCCGACGCACGGCTGGGTCAATCTGCACTTCTCGCTGCTCCCCGCCTGGCGCGGCGCGGCCCCCGTCCAGCACGCGCTGATGGCGGGCGACGAGATCACCGGCGCCTCGACCTTCCAGATCGAGCGGGGCCTGGACTCCGGTCCGCTGTACGGGACGGTGACCGAGGTCGTCCGCTCCACCGACACCAGCGGCGACCTGCTGACCCGGCTCGCCTTCGCCGGTTCCGGTCTGCTCGCGGCGACCATGGACGGGATCGAGGACGGCACCCTCAAGGCCGTGCCGCAGCCCGCCGACGGGATCACCCTCGCCCCGAAGATCACCGTCGAGGACGCGCAGATCGACTGGTCCGCCCCGGCGCTGCGGGTCGACCGCGTGGTGCGCGGCTGCACCCCGGCGCCCGGCGCCTGGACGGTCTTCCGCGGCGAGCGGCTCAAGCTCGTCCAGGCGGCGCCGGTCCCGGACCGCACCGACCTGGCGCCGGGCGAGCTGTCGGCGGGCAAGAACAACGTGTACGTGGGCACCGGCTCGCACGCCGTGGAGCTGCTCTGGGTGCAGCCGCAGGGCAAGAAGCCGATGAAGGGCGCCGACTGGGCGCGCGGGGTGCGCATCGCCCCGGGTGAACACGTGGCCTGA
- the metK gene encoding methionine adenosyltransferase: MSRRLFTSESVTEGHPDKIADQISDTILDALLREDPTSRVAVETLITTGLVHVAGEVTTKAYAPIAQLVREKILEIGYDSSKKGFDGASCGVSVSIGAQSPDIAQGVDTAYEKRVEGDEDELDKQGAGDQGLMFGYACDETPELMPLPIHLAHRLSRRLSEVRKNGTIPYLRPDGKTQVTIEYDGDKAVRLDTVVVSSQHASDIDLDSLLAPDIREFVVEHVLGQLVEDGIKLDTDGYRLLVNPTGRFEIGGPMGDAGLTGRKIIIDTYGGMARHGGGAFSGKDPSKVDRSAAYAMRWVAKNVVAAGLAARCEVQVAYAIGKAEPVGLFVETFGTNTIDTDKIESAIAEVFDLRPAAIIRDLDLLRPIYAQTAAYGHFGRELPDFTWERTDRVDALKAAAGL, translated from the coding sequence GTGTCCCGTCGTCTGTTCACCTCGGAGTCCGTGACCGAGGGTCACCCCGACAAGATCGCTGACCAGATCAGCGACACGATCCTCGACGCGCTTCTGCGCGAGGACCCCACGTCCCGTGTCGCCGTGGAGACGTTGATCACCACGGGCCTGGTGCACGTGGCGGGCGAGGTCACGACCAAGGCGTACGCGCCGATCGCCCAGCTGGTCCGCGAGAAGATCCTGGAGATCGGGTACGACTCGTCGAAGAAGGGCTTCGACGGCGCGTCCTGCGGCGTCTCGGTCTCGATCGGCGCCCAGTCCCCCGACATCGCGCAGGGCGTCGACACGGCGTACGAGAAGCGCGTCGAGGGCGACGAGGACGAGCTCGACAAGCAGGGCGCCGGCGACCAGGGCCTGATGTTCGGCTACGCCTGCGACGAGACGCCCGAGCTGATGCCGCTCCCGATCCACCTGGCGCACCGGCTCTCCCGCCGGCTCTCCGAGGTGCGCAAGAACGGGACCATCCCCTACCTGCGCCCCGACGGCAAGACCCAGGTCACCATCGAGTACGACGGCGACAAGGCCGTCCGCCTGGACACCGTCGTCGTCTCCTCGCAGCACGCCAGCGACATCGACCTGGACTCGCTGCTCGCGCCCGACATCCGCGAGTTCGTCGTTGAGCACGTCCTGGGGCAACTCGTCGAGGACGGCATCAAGCTGGACACCGACGGCTACCGCCTGCTGGTGAACCCGACCGGCCGCTTCGAGATCGGCGGCCCGATGGGCGACGCCGGCCTCACCGGCCGCAAGATCATCATCGACACCTACGGCGGCATGGCCCGCCACGGCGGCGGCGCCTTCTCCGGCAAGGACCCGTCCAAGGTCGACCGCTCCGCCGCGTACGCGATGCGCTGGGTGGCGAAGAACGTCGTCGCCGCCGGCCTCGCCGCCCGCTGCGAGGTCCAGGTCGCGTACGCGATCGGCAAGGCCGAGCCGGTCGGTCTGTTCGTCGAGACCTTCGGCACCAACACGATCGACACGGACAAGATCGAGTCCGCCATCGCCGAGGTCTTCGACCTCCGCCCGGCCGCGATCATCCGCGACCTCGACCTGCTCCGCCCGATCTACGCCCAGACGGCCGCCTACGGCCACTTCGGCCGCGAGCTCCCCGACTTCACCTGGGAGCGCACGGACCGCGTGGACGCGCTCAAGGCGGCGGCCGGGCTGTAG
- a CDS encoding MMPL family transporter, whose protein sequence is MSDARTRQPGTAGHPGGPAPVPGRRGAAWLVCGRRTKWVVLALWLIVVVVAFPLAQKLTDAQDNDASSWLPGSAESTQVVESAKAFRPEEVPAIVVYAREGGLTAADRQKIGADAAAMRALTADGIQGARVQGPRFDPGASAAQILVPVKMDKNGWNHIADAVDRLRDRSGTGADGLQVHITGPGGTSADFAKAFSGIDSTLLLSALAVVVVMLLITYRSPTLLLVPVVSVVWALSAAQAVIYLLARHAGLTVNGQSAGILTVLVFGAGTDYALLLVSRYREELRRHEDRHEAMARALHRAGPAVLASGATVILGMLVLLVAEMNSTKGLGPVAAIGVGVALLAMLTLFPALLVVFGRWIFWPARPVYGSPDPTAHGVWARVGARIAARPRTVWVTTAVVLAACSLGLLQLKADGLSNADSFTGRPDSIVGQEVQARYFPAGTGDPLVVVASAGRAAEVGRAVAGTPGVVPASVGVPPGTAAEHDGKVLLEATMTARPDSAAAHRTVERVREAVHAVPDADAKVGGGTAAVLDMERATTHDNKLVIPLVLLVVLCVLGILLRALVAPLLLIATVVLSFAAALGISALAFRHLFDYAGESTDFPLFVFVFLVALGIDYNIFLSTRIREEAARRGTRRGVVTALAATGAVITSAGLVLAGTFAVLGTLPMTAFAEIGFAVALGVLLDTFVVRSVLVTSLFLDVGHRVWWPHRPGRRPEEEPAPAAEEAPG, encoded by the coding sequence ATGTCCGACGCACGCACGCGCCAGCCCGGCACCGCGGGGCACCCGGGCGGCCCCGCGCCGGTTCCGGGCCGGCGCGGGGCGGCTTGGCTGGTCTGCGGTCGCCGCACCAAATGGGTCGTCCTGGCGCTCTGGCTGATCGTCGTGGTGGTCGCCTTCCCGCTCGCCCAGAAGCTCACCGACGCCCAGGACAACGACGCGAGCTCCTGGCTGCCCGGCAGCGCCGAGTCCACCCAAGTCGTCGAATCGGCCAAGGCGTTCAGACCCGAGGAGGTCCCCGCGATCGTCGTCTACGCGCGCGAGGGCGGCCTCACCGCGGCCGACCGGCAGAAGATCGGCGCGGACGCGGCGGCGATGCGGGCGCTGACCGCGGACGGCATCCAGGGCGCCCGCGTCCAGGGCCCGCGGTTCGACCCCGGCGCCTCGGCCGCGCAGATCCTCGTACCGGTCAAGATGGACAAGAACGGCTGGAACCACATCGCCGACGCCGTCGACCGGCTCCGCGACCGGTCCGGCACCGGCGCCGACGGCCTCCAGGTGCACATCACCGGGCCCGGCGGCACCTCGGCGGACTTCGCCAAGGCGTTCTCCGGCATCGACTCCACCCTGCTCCTGTCGGCCCTGGCCGTGGTGGTCGTGATGCTGCTGATCACCTATCGCAGTCCGACGCTGCTGCTGGTGCCGGTGGTCTCCGTGGTGTGGGCGCTCTCCGCCGCGCAGGCGGTGATCTATCTGCTGGCCCGGCACGCGGGCCTGACCGTCAACGGCCAGAGCGCGGGCATCCTCACCGTCCTGGTCTTCGGCGCGGGCACCGACTACGCGCTCCTGCTGGTCTCGCGCTACCGCGAGGAGCTGCGCCGCCATGAGGACCGGCACGAGGCGATGGCCCGCGCCCTGCACCGGGCCGGACCCGCCGTGCTCGCCAGCGGCGCCACCGTGATCCTCGGCATGCTGGTGCTGCTGGTGGCCGAGATGAACTCCACCAAGGGCCTGGGCCCGGTCGCCGCGATCGGGGTGGGGGTGGCGCTGCTCGCCATGCTCACGCTCTTCCCGGCCCTGCTGGTGGTCTTCGGCCGCTGGATCTTCTGGCCCGCCAGGCCCGTGTACGGCTCCCCCGACCCGACGGCGCACGGGGTGTGGGCGCGGGTGGGCGCCAGGATCGCGGCCCGGCCCCGTACGGTCTGGGTGACGACGGCCGTGGTGCTCGCCGCCTGCTCGCTCGGCCTGCTCCAACTCAAGGCGGACGGGCTGAGCAACGCGGACTCCTTCACCGGGCGCCCGGACTCGATCGTGGGCCAGGAGGTGCAGGCCCGGTACTTCCCGGCGGGCACCGGCGATCCGCTGGTCGTGGTGGCCTCGGCGGGCCGGGCCGCCGAGGTGGGCCGGGCCGTCGCGGGCACCCCCGGCGTCGTGCCCGCTTCCGTCGGCGTACCGCCGGGCACCGCCGCCGAGCACGACGGCAAGGTGCTCCTGGAAGCCACCATGACGGCCCGGCCGGACAGCGCCGCCGCGCACCGGACCGTCGAGCGGGTACGGGAGGCGGTCCACGCGGTGCCGGACGCGGACGCCAAGGTGGGCGGCGGCACGGCGGCGGTCCTCGACATGGAGCGCGCCACCACGCACGACAACAAGCTGGTCATCCCGCTCGTCCTGCTGGTGGTGCTGTGCGTCCTCGGGATCCTGCTGCGGGCGCTGGTCGCACCGCTGCTGCTGATCGCGACGGTGGTGCTGTCGTTCGCGGCGGCGCTCGGCATCAGCGCCCTCGCCTTCCGGCACCTCTTCGACTACGCGGGCGAGTCCACCGACTTCCCGCTGTTCGTCTTCGTCTTCCTGGTCGCGCTGGGCATCGACTACAACATCTTCCTGTCCACCCGCATCCGCGAGGAGGCCGCCCGGCGGGGCACCCGGCGCGGTGTGGTCACCGCTCTGGCCGCCACCGGCGCCGTGATCACCTCGGCGGGCCTGGTGCTCGCGGGCACCTTCGCGGTCCTGGGCACCCTGCCGATGACGGCGTTCGCCGAGATCGGCTTCGCGGTGGCGCTCGGCGTGCTGCTGGACACCTTCGTGGTCCGCTCGGTCCTGGTCACGTCCCTGTTCCTGGACGTGGGCCACCGGGTGTGGTGGCCGCACCGGCCGGGGCGCCGCCCGGAGGAGGAACCGGCACCGGCGGCCGAAGAGGCCCCCGGATGA
- a CDS encoding helix-turn-helix domain-containing protein yields MQEHPQDFGQELRRRRLEAQFSLEQLGRRVHYSKAQLSKVERGLKRPSPELARLCDTELKAGGQLARLLEPVVSGRPLPVPGPDEEVWLMYLDKDGTSSFQPVKRRSVMAAGAASVLSLRVGEEQLAVETGAATLVEASRVLFDQFRRIGQAAGPGSVLPSLIAQAHSLEQLAARAGTRTRRDLLVLASRYAEYTGWMAQEAGDDCAALWWTDRAVQLARGGDDTTLASYALVRRSLICLYGGDTAQALELAARALDSGAPPRVRGLAAQHLAQCLAAHGDHGATLRSLDRARELLALDARNSEAPVLGASHVPDVVEMFTGWCLYDLGRPQRAAELLDRETARIPAHALRTRSRYGVRRALAHAAAGEIDHACDITAEALPSAGAVGSATIAADLRRLARVLGRHSRNARVRALTPRLSAALHPAP; encoded by the coding sequence GTGCAGGAGCACCCGCAGGACTTCGGGCAGGAACTTCGCCGCAGGCGCCTGGAGGCGCAGTTCTCCCTCGAACAGCTGGGCAGGCGCGTGCACTACAGCAAGGCCCAGCTGAGCAAGGTCGAACGCGGTCTCAAACGCCCCAGCCCCGAGCTGGCACGGCTGTGCGACACCGAGCTGAAGGCCGGGGGCCAGCTGGCCCGGCTCCTTGAACCGGTGGTCTCCGGCAGGCCGCTGCCCGTGCCCGGTCCCGACGAAGAGGTGTGGTTGATGTACCTGGACAAGGACGGCACCAGCTCCTTCCAGCCCGTCAAACGCCGCAGTGTCATGGCCGCGGGGGCCGCCTCCGTCCTCTCGCTCCGGGTGGGCGAGGAGCAATTGGCGGTCGAGACCGGGGCCGCCACGCTCGTGGAGGCGTCCCGGGTGCTGTTCGACCAGTTCCGCCGGATCGGCCAGGCGGCCGGCCCGGGCAGTGTCCTGCCCTCGCTGATCGCCCAGGCGCACTCGCTGGAGCAGCTGGCGGCCCGTGCGGGCACCCGTACCCGGCGGGATCTGCTCGTTCTGGCGTCCCGGTACGCCGAGTACACCGGATGGATGGCGCAGGAGGCGGGCGACGACTGCGCGGCGCTGTGGTGGACGGACCGCGCCGTCCAGCTGGCGCGGGGCGGAGACGACACCACCCTGGCGTCGTACGCCTTGGTGCGGCGTTCACTGATCTGCCTGTACGGCGGCGACACGGCGCAGGCCCTGGAGCTGGCGGCACGGGCGCTGGACAGTGGGGCGCCGCCCCGGGTTCGCGGCCTCGCCGCTCAGCATCTGGCCCAGTGCCTCGCCGCCCACGGCGACCACGGCGCGACCCTGCGCAGCCTGGACCGCGCCCGGGAGCTGCTGGCCCTGGACGCGCGCAACTCCGAGGCGCCAGTGCTGGGCGCGTCACACGTACCGGACGTGGTGGAGATGTTCACCGGGTGGTGCCTGTACGACCTGGGCAGGCCGCAGCGGGCGGCCGAGCTGCTCGACCGGGAGACCGCCCGGATTCCCGCGCACGCGTTGCGCACCCGCTCGCGGTACGGGGTACGGCGCGCGCTCGCCCACGCGGCGGCGGGCGAAATCGACCACGCCTGCGACATCACGGCCGAGGCGCTTCCGAGCGCGGGGGCCGTGGGTTCGGCGACCATCGCGGCCGATCTGCGCCGCCTGGCCAGGGTGCTCGGGCGGCACTCCCGCAATGCCCGGGTGCGCGCCCTGACCCCTCGGCTCAGCGCGGCGCTGCACCCCGCGCCGTGA
- a CDS encoding primosomal protein N', protein MSSDNEKAGGGAGEGGAEQLALIRETVRQAKVPKAKPRTWRGAALAEALPVARVVVDKGGVHLDRLFDYAVPKELDADAQPGVRVRVRFGAGARQVRDGRREGGGLIDGFLVERIAASDYSGPLAALAGVVSPERVLGPGMLALTRAVADRYAGGLADVLQLAIPPRNARAESKPSPPPPPTPPAPDPATWGRYGNGPAFLEALAAGGAPRAVWTALPGPSWADEIARAVAATLSGGRGALVVVPDGRTAGRVDASLTALLGEGRHALLTAESGPEKRYRQWLAVRRGSVRAVVGTRAAMFAPVEDLGLVVIWEDGDSSHSDDHAPFPHVREVLELRAAHDKCAFLLGSTSCTVEAAQLVESGWAAPLVADRATVRAAAPLVRTVGDGELARDEAARAARLPSLAWQAVREGLKSGPVLVQVPRRGYVPRLSCERCRTPARCRHCSGPLEAPDQRELRCGWCGRGEPDWHCTECGAVRLRANVVGARRTAEELGRAFPAVPVRTSGRDHVLDAVPGRPALVVSTPGAEPVAEGGYAAALLLDGWAMLGRPDLRAGEEALRRWITAASLVRGQDEGGTVVIVAEPTLRPVQALVRWDPVGHALRELAERAELGFPPVSRMAEVLGRPEAVEAFLAGAQLPPDSQVLGPVPVPVTEPGRARRPGAPPVGEVWERALVRVPPGSGSALAAALKTAQAGRLARGGGDPVRIRVDPPDIG, encoded by the coding sequence GTGAGCAGCGACAACGAGAAGGCGGGCGGGGGCGCCGGCGAGGGTGGGGCGGAGCAGCTCGCGCTCATTCGGGAGACCGTGCGGCAGGCCAAGGTGCCCAAGGCCAAGCCGCGCACCTGGCGGGGTGCGGCGCTGGCCGAGGCGCTGCCGGTGGCGCGGGTGGTGGTCGACAAGGGGGGCGTCCACCTCGACCGGCTCTTCGACTACGCCGTGCCCAAGGAGCTGGACGCCGACGCGCAGCCGGGGGTGCGGGTGCGGGTGCGGTTCGGCGCCGGGGCGCGCCAGGTGCGCGACGGGCGCCGCGAGGGCGGCGGCCTGATCGACGGCTTCCTCGTCGAGCGGATCGCCGCGTCCGACTACTCGGGCCCCCTCGCCGCCCTGGCCGGCGTCGTCTCGCCGGAGCGCGTGCTCGGCCCCGGCATGCTGGCCCTCACCCGTGCGGTCGCCGACCGGTACGCGGGCGGTCTCGCCGACGTGCTCCAACTGGCGATCCCGCCGAGGAACGCACGGGCGGAGTCCAAGCCCTCGCCCCCGCCGCCCCCGACACCGCCCGCCCCCGACCCGGCGACCTGGGGGCGGTACGGGAACGGACCGGCGTTCCTGGAGGCGCTGGCCGCGGGCGGGGCGCCGCGCGCCGTCTGGACCGCGCTGCCCGGACCGTCCTGGGCCGACGAGATCGCGCGGGCCGTCGCGGCCACCCTCTCCGGCGGGCGCGGCGCACTGGTCGTGGTGCCCGACGGGCGCACCGCGGGCCGGGTCGACGCCTCCCTGACCGCGCTCCTGGGCGAGGGGCGGCACGCCCTGCTGACCGCCGAGTCCGGCCCCGAGAAGCGCTACCGGCAGTGGCTCGCCGTGCGGCGCGGCTCGGTGCGGGCCGTGGTCGGCACCCGCGCCGCGATGTTCGCCCCGGTCGAGGACCTCGGCCTGGTGGTGATCTGGGAGGACGGCGACTCCAGCCACAGCGACGACCACGCGCCGTTCCCGCACGTGCGCGAGGTCCTCGAACTGCGCGCCGCCCACGACAAGTGCGCGTTCCTGCTGGGCAGCACGAGCTGTACGGTCGAGGCCGCCCAGCTGGTCGAGAGCGGCTGGGCGGCGCCGCTGGTCGCCGACCGCGCCACGGTCCGGGCCGCGGCCCCGCTGGTGCGCACGGTCGGGGACGGCGAGCTGGCCCGCGACGAGGCGGCCCGCGCCGCCCGGCTGCCCAGCCTCGCCTGGCAGGCCGTGCGCGAAGGGCTCAAGAGCGGCCCGGTGCTGGTCCAGGTGCCCCGGCGCGGGTACGTACCCCGCCTCTCCTGCGAGCGCTGCCGTACGCCCGCCCGCTGCCGCCACTGCTCCGGCCCCCTGGAGGCCCCGGACCAGCGGGAGCTGCGGTGCGGGTGGTGCGGACGGGGCGAGCCCGACTGGCACTGCACGGAGTGCGGCGCGGTCCGGCTGAGGGCGAACGTGGTGGGGGCGCGGCGGACGGCGGAGGAGCTCGGCCGAGCGTTCCCGGCGGTGCCGGTGCGCACGTCGGGGCGCGACCACGTGCTGGACGCGGTGCCCGGCCGGCCCGCCCTCGTCGTCTCCACCCCGGGTGCCGAGCCGGTCGCCGAGGGCGGTTACGCGGCGGCGCTGCTCCTCGATGGCTGGGCGATGCTCGGGCGACCCGACCTGCGGGCGGGGGAGGAGGCGCTGCGGCGCTGGATCACGGCGGCCTCGCTGGTGCGCGGCCAGGACGAGGGCGGCACAGTGGTGATCGTCGCCGAACCGACGCTGCGGCCCGTCCAGGCCCTGGTCCGCTGGGACCCGGTCGGCCACGCCCTGCGCGAACTGGCCGAGCGGGCCGAGCTGGGCTTTCCGCCGGTGTCCCGGATGGCGGAGGTCCTCGGTCGTCCGGAGGCGGTGGAGGCGTTCCTCGCGGGCGCCCAACTGCCCCCCGATTCGCAGGTGTTGGGGCCGGTCCCGGTGCCGGTCACCGAGCCGGGCCGGGCCCGGCGCCCCGGCGCGCCCCCCGTCGGCGAGGTGTGGGAGCGGGCCCTGGTGCGGGTCCCGCCGGGCAGTGGCTCGGCGCTGGCCGCCGCCCTGAAGACCGCGCAGGCGGGCCGCCTCGCCCGGGGCGGCGGCGACCCCGTACGGATCAGGGTGGACCCGCCGGACATCGGCTGA